The following proteins are co-located in the Leptodactylus fuscus isolate aLepFus1 chromosome 8, aLepFus1.hap2, whole genome shotgun sequence genome:
- the ARPC2 gene encoding actin-related protein 2/3 complex subunit 2, translating into MILLEVNNRIIEETLGLKFENAAAGNKPEVVEVTFADFDGVLYHISNPNGDKAKVMISISLKFYKDLQDHGADEVLKKVYGSYLVSPEPGYNVSLLYDLESLPPNRDSVIHQAGMLKRNCFASVFEKYFRFQEEGRDGERRAVIHYRDDETMYVEAKKDRVTVVFSTVFKDDDDVVIGKVFMQEFKEGRRASHTAPQVLFSHREPPLELKDTDAAVGDNIGYITFVLFPRHTNANARDNTINLIHTFRDYLHYHIKCSKAYIHTRMRAKTSDFLKVLNRARPDAERKEMKTISGKTFATR; encoded by the exons ATGATCCTGCTGGAGGTGAACAACCGTATCATCGAGGAGACCCTCGGCCTCAAGTTTGAGAATGCCGCGGCCGG GAACAAGCCAGAGGTCGTGGAGGTGACGTTTGCAG ACTTTGATGGCGTTCTGTACCACATCTCCAACCCAAATGGAGACAAGGCGAAGGTGATGATCAGCATCTCCCTCAAATTCTACAAGGATCTGCAGGACCACGGGGCCGACGAG GTCCTGAAGAAAGTTTATGGCAGTTACTTAGTATCTCCTGAACCAG GTTACAATGTGTCTCTGCTGTACGATCTGGAGAGCCTTCCCCCAAACCGCGACTCCGTCATCCACCAGGCCGGCATGCTGAAGAGAAACTGCTTTGCCTCTGTGTTTGAGAAGTATTTCAGGTTCCAGGAAGAGGGAAGGGATGGGGAGCGGAGAGCCGTCATTCACTACCGGGACGACGAGACCAT GTATGTGGAAGCCAAGAAGGACCGGGTGACCGTGGTGTTCAGTACAGTATTtaaggatgatgatgatgtggtGATAGGGAAGGTCTTCATGCAG GAATTTAAGGAGGGACGCCGTGCCAGTCACACAGCACCTCAGGTTCTGTTCAGCCATCGGGAGCCTCCCTTAGAGCTGAAGGACACGGACGCAGCAGTGGGGGATAACATTGGATACATCACATTTG TGCTCTTCCCACGTCACACCAACGCTAACGCTCGGGACAACACCatcaatctcatccacacattccgGGATTACCTGCACTACCACATCAAGTGCTCCAAG GCTTACATCCATACTCGCATGAGAGCAAAAACATCCGACTTCCTGAAGGTCCTGAACAGAGCTCGTCCTGACGCAGAGAGGAAGGAGATGAAGACTATATC GGGCAAGACTTTTGCCACTCGTTGA